The Deltaproteobacteria bacterium genomic interval CTGTTCCCAGAGTTTCTTATTCTGCTCATCGGCGATCAACGCCTTCTTCTGGGGGAGGAGGTAGTTTCTCCCGTACCCCTCCTTGACCCTGATAATATCACCGGCCTTGCCAAGATTCGGCATATCTTCCTTCAAGATCACTTCCATAAATTACCCCTTTCTGACCTTCCTAAAATCAAACCAGATGTCAAATAGCCCCAGGCCAATCACCATAAAACCGACGGTTTGCACAAACAGAAAAATCACCAAATAGACCGCCATCCGAAAAAGAGAGGAGGGACGCCGCCCCAGAAACGAGGCGACCACCGCCATCCCCTGCATAAAATAGAGCATCCCATAGAGGACGAGGCCGTTAATCACTCCATCGGTCAACCAGCCGATCCGTATAGAATAGGCGTTGGCAAAATACAAGATCCCTATGAAAATAAGTCCCCAAACGGCCTTGTCATTGACCTTCCAGGAGGTCAGATCATGGCCTGAAAGCCTAAAAAACCGGCGGGCCATCACCAGATTCACCCAGATAACCGTCGCCAGACTCACCAAGAAGAGAGAGGGGGTGGTCCGGATCAAACGGTCCACAAAGACCTCCTTGTACTGTGTCATGAAAAGCAGCTCCTCACCCGAAAGGGACGACTTCTTCTGGTTTAAGGAAAGGACCTGCTCCACCAGGGAGAGGAGGGAGGCACGAAACTCCGGGATCGGGTTCCCGGACCAATACCAGAAAACGGCAAGAAGGAGGAGACTCCAGAGAAAAACAGCCCCGAGAACCAGAAGAAACCCCTTGCCAATTTCCAGATTTTTAAAAAGGACCTCGGCCAAAAGGATGCCGATCAGGAAAAACAGGCTATAATAGGCCACCGGCAGGAGCGTGTGATAGAAGAAAAAGAGGAGGAGGCCGGAGATGAGAAAGGAGGCGAGGACCCACCCCCGGTTGTAAGAAAGGTCTTTTTTCTGCCAGAAATAAAAGAAGGGAAGCGGCGTGAAGATGACAAAAAGGCCGCTGCCATAAAGCGCCAAACCGCCCAGGACTATCAACGCCAGCCTTCGCCAGAAGTGAAAATTCACAAAAATCTTCTACCGCTGGGCGGCCATGAATGGAATCAGCGCCAAGATCCGCGCCCTTTTGACGGCCTCGGTGACCCGCTTTTGATGAAAAGCACAGTTGCCGGTCATCCGGCGAGGCACGATCTTGCCCCGTTCAGAGAGGAACGGCCCCAAAAGTCTCGGCTCTTTGTAATCCAAAATAATCTGGGCGTCCGAACAGAAACGGCAGGCCTTCTTCCGGCCTGTCCCCATCATCTTCTTTTTACTCGGATCCATCTCCTTGGCCGAACCGGCCTTGGAGGAGCCCCCCTTGGAAAAACCCCCTTTGGAGAACCCCCCCTTCGAGGAAGAACTCTTGTAGGTCGGCCTCATCGAGCCCTCCCTTCTTCCGCGGTCTCAACCCTGGAGGACGGACCCGCTGGGGGGGTGACACTCCCCTCGGAACCGAAAGCCGGTTCCTGAAACTTTTTCGCCTCGAATTCTTTTTTTCGCTTTTCCACATCTACCTCATCCGACACCTTGACCGTCAGGAACCGAATCACCTCTTCGGTGTACCGGAAGATCTTCTCCAGCTCGGTGATAATGGCCCCTTCCCCGAGAAAGCTCAAAAGATAGTAATTCCCTCTCGTCTCCTTCTCAATCCGGTAGGCCAGCATTTTCTTCCCCAGATAACGGAGACCCAAGAGAATCCCTTTGTTCCGTCCCACCAGTTCCTTGATCTTCTCCCCGATCTTTTCCGCCGCCGGGCCTTCCAGATTCCCTTTCAGGATATAGACAATCTCATACTCACGCATCGTTGCTCTCCTTTATAAACTTCTCAATTAATTTGACTGACTCCTTCTTTAAATCGTTTAATCGAACCTTTTCCTCCTTTGAAAACCGGCTAAGGACATAACCGACAACATCACCATTTGGTCTTCCCACCCCGAACCGCAACCGGTGAAAGGCAGAACTCCCCAACGCCTCGATAACCGACTGGACCCCGCGATGCCCTGCCGAGCCCGAATCGTAGCCCCACTTCAAAGAACCAAAAGGGAGGTCAATATCATCATGAACCACCAACATTGTCTCCGGCAACCAACGGTAATAATCCAGAACCTGCCGGACCACCCCTCCCGAGAGATTCATGAAGGTTTGGGGAAGGGTGAGAAGGAGTTCCTGCCCGCCGACGGCTCCCTTTCCGCAAAGAACCTTTCCCCCCTCAAACTTTTTTTCCTTAAGTGAGATCCCGGCATCACCCGCGATCTCTTCAATAATCTCAAACCCAATATTATGCCTCGTCCCTTCGTAATCGGGTCCGGGATTCCCCAGCCCGACGATCACCTTGAGACGACCCACCATTACTTCTTCTCAGGTTTAGCCGCTGCCGGAGCCGGGCCCTTGGGGGCAGCACCACCCTTGGGTGAACCACCCTTCGGGGCTTCGCCTGGTTTGGGTGATTCACCCTTGGGGGAAGCACCCTCAGCAGGAGCTGCTGCTCCCTCGGCCGGGACAGCACCTTCGGCCGGGGTTGGGGCTACTTCTTCCGCGGCCGGGGCCACAATGGCAACGATGGTAAAGTTGGTCTCCCGGATCGCCTCAACCCCTTCGGGGAGTTGGATCTGATCGATATGGATGGAATCCCCGATATCCAGCGGGGTGATATCCACTTCAATATGGTTCGGGATATTTGTCGGCAGACATTTCACTTCCAGTTCTCTCTTCGCCTGTTCGATCAACCCTCCCTTCACCACCCCTTGTGATTTTCCGGTCAGGTGGACAGGGATCATGACGGTAATTTTTTCCTTGAGGTCCACCTTGAGAAGATCAACATGGGTCAGTTGGCGGCTGATGATATCAGCCTGATAATCCTTCAACATGACAACCAGCACCCCCTTCTTGGCAACCTTGGGTGAATCACCCCTGGGGGGAGCATCCTTATCTCCTTCTACATTCAAGGTGATCAAGGCGTTCATCCCGGCCGAGGTGGAAAGGATCTTGTCCAGTTCTTCCCCCTTGAGCGACAGTGACCTCGGGTTTATCCCCTTGCCATAAAGAACCGCTGGCACCAGCCCCTTGACCCGGAGCCTCCGGGCCTCGGACTTGCCGACCTTTTCCCTCTCAAACGCCTGCAGGTGCAACTGTTCCATAAAACAACCTCTCCTTTTTTATCCTCAATTATACAAACAATCCGGAAACTGAATCGCCGGTATGAATCCTCCGGATCGCCTCTCCCAAATAACTGCCGATCGAAAGCACGGTAATCTTTTTGGTCAACTTTGTCTTTTCCCCGAGCGGGATGGTGTCGGCCACAACCACCTTTTCAAGGACCGACTGATTAATCCGGTCAACCGCCGGACCGGAAAGGACCGGGTGCGTGCAGACCGCGAACACCTTCTTGGCCCCCTTTTTCTTCACCGCCTCCGCCGCCTGTGTTAACGTGCCGGCGGTATCCACAATATCATCAATAATAATCGCATTCCGTCCCTCGACATCCCCGATCAGGTTCATCACTTCAGATTTGTTGGCGGATGTCCGGCGTTTGTCGATCACTGCCAGCTCCGCATTGAGCCGTTTGGCGTACGCCCGGGCCCGCTCCGTTCCTCCGGCATCCGGTGAAACCAGGACAAGATTTTCAGTCATCTTCTCCTTGGCCAGATAGTCCAGAAAGATCGGCGTCGCATAGAGATGATCAAACGGGATATTGAAGAAACCCTGGATTTGACCCGCATGAAGATCGATCGATAAGACCCGATCGGTCCCAGCCGCCGTCAGCAGGTCAGCTACCAATTTTGACGTAATCGGCGTTCGGGGTTGCACCTTCCGGTCCTGACGGGCGTAACCATAGTAAGGCATAACCGCTGTGATCCGGTCGGCCGAGGCCCTCTTCAGGGCGTCGATGACGATCAGGAGTTCCATCAGGTGTTCATTCGCCGGGTACGAGGTGGATTGAACGATAAAGACATCCATCCCCCGGACGTTTTCATCGATCTCCACAAAGACCTCACCGTCCGAGAAACGGTGGATCACCATATTCCCTAACGGAACGCCAATCTGACCGGCAATCTTTTTGGCCAGTTCGGGATTCGAGGTGCCGGAGAAGATTTTTAATTGTTGATAGGGTGCCATAAATATTTTACACTTTCGTTCGTTTTCGGGGATCGTCTAATGGTAGGACACCGCCCTTTGAAGGCGAGAATCGTGGTTCGAGTCCACGTCCCCGAGTAGTCAGAACGCCACTTCTACGGGGAAAACCTTCCAGGCGGGAGGTCTCTTCTCTTCGAAGAGTCTCAACGCACGGTCCCTACCTTCTTCATCCCTGAAGACCGCAAACACGGTCGGCCCGCTACCACTCATCAAGCTCGCGGCCGCCCCCCTTTTTGATAATTCCTTTTTGATCTCCCCCACGACCGGGTAACGATCGAGAACCACTTTCTCCAGGTCGTTTTCCAGAAACGGGAGCAGATCTTCCAAAGAGCCGAAGGGTGAATCACCCAAATGCGGCGGCAAGCTAGCAACCTTGCCGGTTCCTGTCAACGGGGAACTATACGCCTCAAACACCTCCCTCGTGGAAACCGGAAATCCCGGATTCACTAGAATAAGCGACAGTTTGGGCAAGTTTTTTAAGGGGGTTAGCCTCTCCCCCACCCCTTCGGCGATCTGGGGCCCCTCCTTCATAAAAAACGGGATGTCGGCCCCCAACTTTTTGGTCTCCTCGATCCAGGAGGAGTCTTCCAGTGAAACATCATAAAGTTGGGCCAACCCCTTAATCACTGTGGCGGCATTACTACTCCCTCCGCCAAGCCCGGCGGCAACCGGGATATTTTTCCTCAAAATAATCTTTATCCCCCCGGGGCACCCTGTCTTTTGAAAAAAGAGTTCTGCCGCCCGGTAGGCCAGATTGGTCCGATCTGCCGGCAGTTCTTGGGATTCAGAAATCAGTTCAACCCCTGCGGAGGTTTTCTCTAGCTGGATCTCGTCCGCCAGACTAACCCGCGTCATGATCATCGAAAGATCATGGTACCGATCTGGCCGCTGGCCCAAGACCTTGAGCCGGAGATTAATTTTGGCGGGGGAGGAAAGTTTTAGTATTTCCATGAGTTGGTCCGTCTCCATAAAGCGTTCAATAAAGTCAACTGTTTTTCATAAAGTTTTCATAAAGTCTTTCGTAAAGTAAATCCCTGGCAAGAGGACTTTCGAGCCACTTTCTATCTTGCCTCCAAAAAAACTGTGGTCATTCCCGGATTAAAGGGGGTGCGCTCAAAACTTTTGACATACGGGTAGCTCCGCAACCACTGCGGCAATTTTTCGGCAATCACCCCAAAACCGTGAATGATCCGCCCACTCGCCTCCCCATGATACTGGAGCTGATCCACAAACCGCATCACCTCGGCCTCCGCCTCCTCCAACCGCAGGCCATGGAGGTCAATTTCGGTTTTCATGACCCAAGGATTTATCACCCTTGCCTTCTTTGGCAAGAGTTATAAGATTCGTGGCGCATGGCAACCACCCAGCGATTTGTAACGGAAAGAAGCCGGGGGCGACTCTCTTCTCAGGTCTCTGTCACGGAAGGAAAGACTTTTTCCTTCGATAAAACCCCGATCGTTTACCGCTCTGTCGGTGAAGGAAACCCGATCATTTGTTGCAACGGGCTTGGGGTCTCCACTTTTTTTTGGGTCTATCTGGAACGATTTTTCAAGGGGTCCTATCAAATCGTGACTTGGGACTATCGCGGGCATGGCCATTCTGGGCTGAATAAAAATATCAAAAATTACTCCGTCGACGCCCTGGTCAAAGACTTGAAGGCGGTGGTTGACCGTTTAAAAATCAAAAAGGCGATCTTCACCGGGCACAGCCTGGGGGTTCAGGTGATTCTGGAATTCTACCGCCGTTATCCCGAAAGGGTTCGGGCCCTGATCCCTTGCCTTGGGACCTACGGCCACCCGATGGATACCTTTTATAACATGCGCCTCTCGCGGTACATCTTTCAGGCCTGTTACTGGCTGGGAATCCATTTCCCGCGAGAAGCAAACCTGATCAGCCGGTTCTTTCTGAACAACCCTGCCTCGTTTTTTCTCGGAGGCATCTTGAAAGTAATGCACACCGGGATGATCAGCCATGAAGATTGCGACCGGTATGTGAACCATGTGCTCGCGATGGACCCGCTCTTTTTCTCCACCCTCTGGAAGAGCTATCACGAACATTCCACCGAAGATGTCTTGAAGAAGATCCGGGTCCCGACCTTGATCATCGCCGGTGAGGATGACCAGTTCACCCCGGTCTGGATCTCCAAAAAAATGAGCCGGCTGATCCCCCGCTCCGAATTGTTGATTGTCAAAAAAGGAACCCACGCCGCCCTCGTGGAGCAACCGGAATTGTTAAATTTGAGAATCGAAAAATTTCTCAACGAACGACTCCGGTTGCGATCACGATCGTAAGTGAGGATCAGGCTCTGCCTGTCCGAACGAACCAGTGGGGGCACGGGGGCGTTGGTAAAACCAAACCCCCGCTTCAAAAGAGCAGCCAGAGTTGCTTAATTTGAGAATTGAAAAGTTTTTGAAAGAAAGAGTCTAGTCTCATCTCGTAAACGCAAAAAAGATCGTCGCCTCCTCCCGTTTCACAAAGAGACGAATCACCCCCTTGGCAGGAACCGCTTTCTTGAAATCAGCCGTGCTGTTGATCTTGACGCCATCGACCTCAAGGATGATGTCCCCCCTCCGGATCCCGGCATTCGCCGCCACCCCTGAGGGGTCCACATTCACGACAAAAACCCCCTTTTTGCCCTGAGCCAGTCCTAATTCTACCGCCTCTTCCGGCATGATCTCCCGAACGGTGACCCCCAGCCCTTCTGATTCGCTCTCAGTCTGGGCATTCTTCTCCCCCTGCTCCATCTCAGCCAAGGTCACTTTAGCTTCACGTTCTTTCCCGTCCCTCAGGTATTTCACCGCCACTGTCTTGCCGACAGGAGTCCGGGCCACCAGGGCCGGCAGTTCATGCGATTCATTGATCTCATGCCCATCAAAACTCCGGATGATATCACCGGACTGCAGTCCGGCCTTTTCTGCCGGGCTCTTGGCAAAAACATTGGCGACCAACGCCCCTTTTTGATCCGGCAGACTAAACGACTTGGCGAGCTCCGGCGTGATATCCTGCATCCCAACCCCCAACCAGGCTCGCGTCACCTTCCCCTTGGTGATGAGCTGTGGGACAAGATCCTTCGCCATGTTGATCGGGATCGCAAAACCGATCCCTTGGCCCGAGGCGACAATTGCGGTATTGACCCCCACCACCTCACCGTCGGCGTTGAAAAGCGGTCCTCCCGAATTACCCGGATTGATCGA includes:
- a CDS encoding DUF2232 domain-containing protein, which encodes MNFHFWRRLALIVLGGLALYGSGLFVIFTPLPFFYFWQKKDLSYNRGWVLASFLISGLLLFFFYHTLLPVAYYSLFFLIGILLAEVLFKNLEIGKGFLLVLGAVFLWSLLLLAVFWYWSGNPIPEFRASLLSLVEQVLSLNQKKSSLSGEELLFMTQYKEVFVDRLIRTTPSLFLVSLATVIWVNLVMARRFFRLSGHDLTSWKVNDKAVWGLIFIGILYFANAYSIRIGWLTDGVINGLVLYGMLYFMQGMAVVASFLGRRPSSLFRMAVYLVIFLFVQTVGFMVIGLGLFDIWFDFRKVRKG
- a CDS encoding 30S ribosomal protein S18 — encoded protein: MDPSKKKMMGTGRKKACRFCSDAQIILDYKEPRLLGPFLSERGKIVPRRMTGNCAFHQKRVTEAVKRARILALIPFMAAQR
- the rpsF gene encoding 30S ribosomal protein S6, with the protein product MREYEIVYILKGNLEGPAAEKIGEKIKELVGRNKGILLGLRYLGKKMLAYRIEKETRGNYYLLSFLGEGAIITELEKIFRYTEEVIRFLTVKVSDEVDVEKRKKEFEAKKFQEPAFGSEGSVTPPAGPSSRVETAEEGRAR
- a CDS encoding aminoacyl-tRNA hydrolase; the encoded protein is MVGRLKVIVGLGNPGPDYEGTRHNIGFEIIEEIAGDAGISLKEKKFEGGKVLCGKGAVGGQELLLTLPQTFMNLSGGVVRQVLDYYRWLPETMLVVHDDIDLPFGSLKWGYDSGSAGHRGVQSVIEALGSSAFHRLRFGVGRPNGDVVGYVLSRFSKEEKVRLNDLKKESVKLIEKFIKESNDA
- a CDS encoding 50S ribosomal protein L25, with translation MEQLHLQAFEREKVGKSEARRLRVKGLVPAVLYGKGINPRSLSLKGEELDKILSTSAGMNALITLNVEGDKDAPPRGDSPKVAKKGVLVVMLKDYQADIISRQLTHVDLLKVDLKEKITVMIPVHLTGKSQGVVKGGLIEQAKRELEVKCLPTNIPNHIEVDITPLDIGDSIHIDQIQLPEGVEAIRETNFTIVAIVAPAAEEVAPTPAEGAVPAEGAAAPAEGASPKGESPKPGEAPKGGSPKGGAAPKGPAPAAAKPEKK
- a CDS encoding ribose-phosphate pyrophosphokinase, which gives rise to MAPYQQLKIFSGTSNPELAKKIAGQIGVPLGNMVIHRFSDGEVFVEIDENVRGMDVFIVQSTSYPANEHLMELLIVIDALKRASADRITAVMPYYGYARQDRKVQPRTPITSKLVADLLTAAGTDRVLSIDLHAGQIQGFFNIPFDHLYATPIFLDYLAKEKMTENLVLVSPDAGGTERARAYAKRLNAELAVIDKRRTSANKSEVMNLIGDVEGRNAIIIDDIVDTAGTLTQAAEAVKKKGAKKVFAVCTHPVLSGPAVDRINQSVLEKVVVADTIPLGEKTKLTKKITVLSIGSYLGEAIRRIHTGDSVSGLFV
- a CDS encoding 4-(cytidine 5'-diphospho)-2-C-methyl-D-erythritol kinase; protein product: MEILKLSSPAKINLRLKVLGQRPDRYHDLSMIMTRVSLADEIQLEKTSAGVELISESQELPADRTNLAYRAAELFFQKTGCPGGIKIILRKNIPVAAGLGGGSSNAATVIKGLAQLYDVSLEDSSWIEETKKLGADIPFFMKEGPQIAEGVGERLTPLKNLPKLSLILVNPGFPVSTREVFEAYSSPLTGTGKVASLPPHLGDSPFGSLEDLLPFLENDLEKVVLDRYPVVGEIKKELSKRGAAASLMSGSGPTVFAVFRDEEGRDRALRLFEEKRPPAWKVFPVEVAF
- a CDS encoding Smr/MutS family protein is translated as MKTEIDLHGLRLEEAEAEVMRFVDQLQYHGEASGRIIHGFGVIAEKLPQWLRSYPYVKSFERTPFNPGMTTVFLEAR
- a CDS encoding alpha/beta hydrolase, whose translation is MATTQRFVTERSRGRLSSQVSVTEGKTFSFDKTPIVYRSVGEGNPIICCNGLGVSTFFWVYLERFFKGSYQIVTWDYRGHGHSGLNKNIKNYSVDALVKDLKAVVDRLKIKKAIFTGHSLGVQVILEFYRRYPERVRALIPCLGTYGHPMDTFYNMRLSRYIFQACYWLGIHFPREANLISRFFLNNPASFFLGGILKVMHTGMISHEDCDRYVNHVLAMDPLFFSTLWKSYHEHSTEDVLKKIRVPTLIIAGEDDQFTPVWISKKMSRLIPRSELLIVKKGTHAALVEQPELLNLRIEKFLNERLRLRSRS
- a CDS encoding DegQ family serine endoprotease, with protein sequence MTGLFIAVRMDWVSRLRAVEYFQEGSPPRQISPEGVAAPIQSVGFNIGGLPSFVDLVKKVKPAVVNISTSKTFKRQRRPDNFRHFGPNDPFEDFFDRFFQGPAEKTQKSLGTGFIINKDGHILTNNHVIEGADEIQVTLADKRKLKAKVVGNDPKTDVAVIKIDGKDLPSVVLGESDRLEVGEWVVAVGNPFGLELTVTAGIVSAKGRVIGAGPYDDFIQTDASINPGNSGGPLFNADGEVVGVNTAIVASGQGIGFAIPINMAKDLVPQLITKGKVTRAWLGVGMQDITPELAKSFSLPDQKGALVANVFAKSPAEKAGLQSGDIIRSFDGHEINESHELPALVARTPVGKTVAVKYLRDGKEREAKVTLAEMEQGEKNAQTESESEGLGVTVREIMPEEAVELGLAQGKKGVFVVNVDPSGVAANAGIRRGDIILEVDGVKINSTADFKKAVPAKGVIRLFVKREEATIFFAFTR